Proteins encoded by one window of Pecten maximus chromosome 15, xPecMax1.1, whole genome shotgun sequence:
- the LOC117344157 gene encoding protein yellow-like → MADVHSVIVLVLLSFLYIQDVSTQEAGIVNHWESVGYSWPNETTKQNYIMKKKFVVENNIISGIKVLDGNVYVTVPRWRPGVPSTLNKVITDPTNTDESILEPYPNWEMQTLGDCNALQYAQSMEVDPNTGYMWIIDVGRTDILTDHPQNLCPAKLIIYDVRNDKLVHVHEFPDAVVSRTSNFLNDIVLDYVNGAASFAYITDSVDAKLIVYDHERDVSYFFKHPSMEVEEAVESILIGDNTLTMRVHLNGIAMSYDFRFVYFCALNAYSLYRVPTNVLRKQSSTFYVERVDRKNDFSDGMVATDKALYYGGLTKYAVNKWPFSQKSTEMLVISNDTSLRWVDSFAMDDQENLWLVANGLDLFLTGRMDYSGLLYDCSHSKATLGG, encoded by the coding sequence ATGGCGGACGTGCATTCTGTTATCGTGCTTGTCCTACTGTCGTTTTTGTACATACAGGACGTGTCTACTCAAGAAGCAGGAATCGTCAACCATTGGGAATCCGTGGGTTATTCTTGGCCTAATGAAACCACCAAACAAAACTACataatgaaaaagaaattcgtcgttgaaaataatattatttcTGGAATTAAAGTCTTGGATGGAAACGTTTACGTCACCGTTCCCAGATGGAGGCCGGGTGTCCCATCAACGCTGAACAAGGTCATTACCGACCCTACAAATACAGATGAAAGTATTTTGGAACCATACCCTAACTGGGAAATGCAGACATTGGGTGACTGCAATGCCCTCCAGTATGCTCAGAGCATGGAAGTtgaccctaacacagggtacaTGTGGATAATAGATGTTGGACGTACAGACATCCTCACGGACCATCCACAAAACCTATGTCCAGCAAAACTCATCATCTACGACGTCCGAAATGACAAGCTAGTTCACGTGCACGAGTTTCCCGATGCCGTTGTGTCTAGGACATCTAATTTTCTGAACGATATTGTTCTAGATTACGTTAATGGTGCCGCTTCCTTTGCGTACATAACTGATTCTGTTGACGCCAAGCTAATTGTGTACGACCATGAGAGGGATGTGTCTTATTTCTTCAAACATCCATCAATGGAAGTAGAAGAAGCTGTCGAGTCGATTTTAATCGGTGACAATACTTTAACGATGAGAGTCCATCTCAATGGCATTGCCATGAGCTATGATTTCCGATTCGTCTACTTCTGCGCGTTGAATGCCTACTCACTGTACAGGGTGCCGACGAATGTGCTTAGAAAGCAATCATCAACCTTCTATGTAGAAAGAGTCGACCGAAAAAATGACTTTTCCGACGGGATGGTGGCTACAGATAAGGCTTTGTATTACGGCGGACTGACCAAGTATGCTGTCAATAAGTGGCCATTTTCTCAGAAGAGTACCGAAATGTTAGTCATCTCTAATGACACTAGTCTGCGTTGGGTGGATTCCTTTGCCATGGACGACCAAGAGAATCTTTGGCTGGTGGCTAACGGCTTAGATTTGTTTTTGACAGGAAGAATGGATTATTCTGGGTTGTTGTACGATTGCTCCCACTCAAAAGCTACTTTGGGGGGATGA